ATACTTAAATCGCAACAAGAGTTCAAACCAAGTTTCAGAGATTTGAGTGTGAGCCTCGAAAGGGAGCTTATATTCAATAAAAGAATAAGCAACAATACGCCAATTGTACAAAGCTAATTTTTCAGGTGGATCAAGACATTAAAGATAACCCGGTAAAATACTTAGACCAACCATCAATTACTTGTCTTCATTCTTAGTTGGCTATTTAAGTACTCTAAGTGATTTGGGATTTATTCAAGAAGGTTTCGCGATGAATGGATTTCAAGAATGGACACAAAAAAGAGCAAAAACTACATTAACTCAATCATCGGAACTAAAGTTACAGGGTTTCCACACTCAAGGGAGGTTTTTAGATGATTTTGGGAAAGGAGTCGTTATCGTGAAAGGAGGAAGTAAATATCAGCCACTTTTTAACTACCTACAAAAAAGCGATCGCACAGAAGTCACCCTTACTTTTGCAGAAATTGAGACATTAATAGGTGATAGTTTACCAGAAACAGCACGAACCCAACGGCGGTGGTGGGGAAATCGTAGTAAAGGCGCACTACAAGCTTCAGCCTGGATGAATGCAGGATACATTGTTGGAGAAATTGACTTAGAACGAGAGCGTGTCAAGTTTCGCAAGCCTGCTAGTGGCTACAAAGTTCAATCTGTGACAGATACTACAAAGTGGAATAGCGATTCAATTAAAGCATTACGTTTGAAGATGGGGTTGACACAATCAGAGTTGGCTGAGGAATTAGGTGTTCGCCAGCAAACCGTAAGCGAGTGGGAGAACGGGATATATGAGCCAACTCGTGCTACGTCAAAACACTTAAGTATGGTAGCTGAGAAAGCTAGATTTAAGTAC
This genomic interval from Scytonema hofmannii PCC 7110 contains the following:
- a CDS encoding helix-turn-helix transcriptional regulator produces the protein MNGFQEWTQKRAKTTLTQSSELKLQGFHTQGRFLDDFGKGVVIVKGGSKYQPLFNYLQKSDRTEVTLTFAEIETLIGDSLPETARTQRRWWGNRSKGALQASAWMNAGYIVGEIDLERERVKFRKPASGYKVQSVTDTTKWNSDSIKALRLKMGLTQSELAEELGVRQQTVSEWENGIYEPTRATSKHLSMVAEKARFKYKTGE